The following coding sequences lie in one Myxococcota bacterium genomic window:
- a CDS encoding TetR/AcrR family transcriptional regulator, which produces MAATPELYPPRDTAAYRRILAAAEASFGTLGFQKTTVVEIAAAAQVSKPLVYRYFESKEHLYEVVTSRLMQSWNEELVGALALARQPGEGAPQGNVSEALRRMHRVSLEYARRSPLLRGLLANEGRLLLASYGDLIERTIGTLRNQIAQCLQQGIDTGQVRLDLPLDAMADAVTEIHLAYAERVVSGTERPNAQQLSLDAFECLLFGICVKEENTPTMNRRKKRSR; this is translated from the coding sequence ATGGCGGCCACCCCCGAGCTCTACCCGCCCCGCGACACCGCGGCCTACCGCCGCATCCTCGCCGCGGCCGAAGCGTCCTTCGGGACCCTCGGTTTCCAGAAGACGACCGTCGTCGAGATCGCGGCCGCCGCCCAGGTCTCGAAGCCCCTCGTCTACCGGTACTTCGAATCGAAGGAACACCTCTACGAGGTGGTCACCAGCCGCCTGATGCAGAGCTGGAACGAAGAGCTCGTCGGCGCATTGGCCCTCGCCCGCCAGCCGGGCGAAGGCGCCCCTCAGGGCAACGTGTCCGAAGCGCTGCGGCGCATGCACCGCGTCTCGCTCGAGTACGCGCGTCGCAGCCCGCTCCTCCGCGGGCTCCTCGCCAACGAGGGCCGCTTGCTGCTGGCGTCCTACGGCGATCTCATCGAGCGCACCATCGGCACCCTGCGCAACCAGATCGCCCAGTGCCTCCAGCAGGGGATCGACACTGGCCAGGTCCGGCTCGATCTGCCCCTCGATGCCATGGCCGATGCGGTCACCGAGATCCACCTCGCGTATGCGGAACGCGTCGTCTCGGGAACGGAGAGACCCAACGCCCAGCAGCTCTCGCTCGATGCGTTCGAGTGCCTGCTGTTCGGAATCTGCGTCAAGGAAGAGAACACCCCCACCATGAACCGACGGAAGAAACGATCGCGATGA
- a CDS encoding NAD(P)/FAD-dependent oxidoreductase encodes MKTFRRLPAESELPAIREKYDRERDKRLREEGSSQFRDLAPEGTHNDVDPYVERGFTRAAIEAETEVVIIGGGFGGMLMSVRLLEAGIEDFHIIEAGGDFGGTWYWNRYPGVQCDVESYIYMPLLEEVGTIPTEKYAHGPEIFAHAQAIGRHYDLYARAAFQTQVRGLDWDEPAKRWLVRTDRDDRIRARFVCMATGPYSQPKLPGIPGVGSFGGHTFHTSRWDYDYTGGDTRGRLTKLADKRIGVIGTGATAIQCVPHLGRDAKQVFVFQRTPSTVDYRENAPTDPEFGKTLEPGWQQQRMDNFNALMDGLPQGEDLVGDRWTELTRGLHEVIAASTNPADLSLDDMAGIAERVDLAKMERVRGRIDEVVEDPATADALKPWYRYLCKRPCFHDEYLQAFNRPNVTLVDTDGRGVDEITPRGVVANGVEYPLDCLILATGFDVSTNYTRRVGYDVVGRDGQRLSEKWNERVSTFQSFFTRGFPNCFFMMGFQSGLTPNIPHTINEQSLHLAYVMRQALDRGAATVEPTQEAEDAWGALIDKGGTFQQLQANCTPGYFNDEGKVGKKSQGWQAGFYPHGSEAFFKRLRKWRTQGELDGLELD; translated from the coding sequence ATGAAGACCTTTCGAAGACTTCCCGCCGAGTCGGAACTCCCGGCGATCCGGGAGAAGTACGACCGAGAGCGCGACAAGCGGCTGCGCGAGGAGGGTTCCTCTCAGTTTCGCGATCTCGCTCCCGAAGGAACCCATAACGACGTCGACCCCTACGTCGAGCGCGGCTTCACGCGTGCAGCGATCGAGGCGGAAACCGAGGTCGTGATCATCGGCGGCGGCTTCGGCGGCATGCTCATGAGCGTCCGCCTGCTGGAAGCGGGGATCGAGGACTTCCACATCATCGAGGCGGGCGGCGACTTCGGCGGCACCTGGTACTGGAACCGCTACCCGGGCGTCCAATGCGACGTGGAGTCCTACATCTACATGCCTCTGCTCGAAGAGGTCGGGACGATCCCGACCGAGAAGTACGCGCACGGGCCCGAGATCTTCGCCCACGCGCAAGCGATCGGGCGCCACTACGACCTCTACGCGCGCGCTGCGTTCCAGACCCAGGTGCGGGGCCTCGACTGGGACGAGCCCGCGAAGCGCTGGCTCGTTCGGACGGACCGGGACGATCGCATCCGCGCGCGCTTCGTCTGCATGGCGACCGGGCCCTACTCCCAGCCGAAGCTGCCGGGGATCCCCGGCGTCGGAAGCTTCGGCGGCCACACCTTCCACACGAGCCGCTGGGACTACGACTACACGGGCGGCGACACGAGGGGCAGGCTCACGAAGCTCGCCGACAAGCGCATCGGGGTCATCGGCACCGGAGCAACGGCGATCCAATGCGTTCCCCATCTGGGCCGCGATGCGAAGCAGGTCTTCGTCTTCCAGCGCACCCCTTCTACGGTCGACTACCGCGAGAATGCGCCGACCGACCCGGAGTTCGGGAAGACCCTCGAACCTGGCTGGCAACAGCAGCGAATGGACAACTTCAACGCCCTGATGGATGGACTTCCCCAGGGCGAAGACCTCGTGGGCGACCGCTGGACGGAGCTCACGCGCGGCCTGCACGAGGTGATCGCGGCGAGCACCAACCCCGCGGACCTCAGCCTCGACGACATGGCCGGCATCGCCGAGCGCGTGGACCTCGCCAAGATGGAGCGCGTGCGCGGTCGGATCGACGAGGTCGTCGAAGACCCGGCGACGGCCGACGCCTTGAAGCCCTGGTACCGGTACCTGTGCAAGCGCCCCTGCTTCCACGACGAATACCTGCAGGCCTTCAATCGGCCGAACGTCACGCTCGTCGATACGGACGGCCGGGGCGTCGACGAGATCACTCCGCGCGGCGTCGTGGCCAATGGCGTCGAGTACCCGCTCGACTGCCTGATCCTGGCCACGGGTTTCGACGTCAGCACGAACTACACGCGCCGCGTCGGCTACGACGTCGTGGGGCGCGACGGGCAGCGTTTGAGCGAGAAGTGGAACGAACGCGTTTCGACGTTCCAGAGCTTCTTCACCCGCGGCTTCCCCAACTGCTTCTTCATGATGGGGTTCCAGAGCGGTCTCACCCCCAACATTCCCCACACGATCAATGAGCAGAGCCTGCACCTGGCCTACGTCATGCGACAGGCCCTCGACCGGGGCGCCGCGACGGTCGAGCCGACCCAGGAAGCCGAAGACGCGTGGGGAGCCCTGATCGACAAGGGGGGCACCTTCCAGCAGCTGCAGGCGAACTGCACGCCGGGATACTTCAACGACGAAGGCAAGGTCGGGAAGAAGAGCCAGGGCTGGCAGGCGGGCTTCTACCCGCACGGCTCGGAGGCGTTCTTCAAGCGCCTGCGCAAATGGCGCACGCAGGGCGAGCTGGACGGTCTCGAGCTCGACTGA
- a CDS encoding aminotransferase class III-fold pyridoxal phosphate-dependent enzyme, protein MFETKNSQELYARAKRVIPKGVYGHYGHSVTPESPVFFESCRGSHFTDVDGNDYVDWMCAYGPMILGYNHPRVDAAAAKQLAAGNTVSLAAPVMVDLAERLVDRVEGADWALFGKNGADATALSVMVARAATGRRYVIKVDGGYHGSAPWMQSPGSPGTSEDDQSLVLSVPWNDAAAIQAAIDRHPNEVACFISSPYHHPVFQDNVLPAEGYWSQVESLCRKAGVALIVDDVRAGFRLNLAGSHVAYGFQPDMVCFGKALANGSPISALTGSDAFRQAAIDTFYTGTQFFNAAPMAAALATLDELEKADAANHITELGNRLNAGLLEVAASHGYELVVSGIPGMPYYSNGGEGGFQRHHRWICECVKRGAYLLSYHNNFVSAAHTEDDIRRTCEIADQAFQALAAG, encoded by the coding sequence ATGTTCGAGACGAAGAACTCCCAGGAGCTGTACGCACGGGCGAAGCGGGTGATCCCGAAGGGCGTCTACGGTCACTACGGACATTCGGTCACGCCCGAGTCCCCCGTGTTCTTCGAGAGTTGTCGGGGGAGCCACTTCACCGACGTCGACGGCAACGACTACGTCGACTGGATGTGTGCCTACGGCCCGATGATCCTCGGCTACAACCACCCCAGGGTCGACGCGGCGGCCGCGAAGCAGCTGGCCGCGGGCAACACGGTGAGCCTCGCCGCACCGGTGATGGTCGATCTCGCAGAGCGTCTGGTCGACCGGGTCGAGGGCGCCGACTGGGCGCTCTTCGGCAAGAACGGTGCGGACGCGACGGCGCTCTCGGTGATGGTGGCGCGTGCCGCGACGGGTCGTCGATACGTCATCAAGGTGGACGGCGGATATCACGGCTCGGCCCCGTGGATGCAGTCGCCCGGCAGCCCCGGAACTTCCGAGGACGATCAGTCCCTCGTGCTCAGCGTGCCCTGGAACGACGCGGCGGCCATTCAGGCAGCGATCGATCGGCATCCGAACGAAGTCGCGTGCTTCATCTCGTCGCCGTATCACCATCCCGTCTTCCAGGACAATGTCCTACCCGCCGAGGGCTACTGGTCCCAGGTGGAGAGTCTTTGCCGCAAGGCCGGCGTCGCCCTGATCGTCGACGACGTCCGCGCCGGCTTTCGCTTGAACCTCGCCGGCTCACACGTGGCGTACGGCTTCCAACCGGACATGGTCTGTTTCGGCAAGGCACTCGCGAATGGGAGCCCGATTTCGGCGCTGACCGGGAGCGACGCGTTTCGGCAGGCAGCAATCGACACGTTCTATACGGGGACCCAGTTCTTCAACGCGGCGCCCATGGCGGCAGCCCTCGCCACGCTCGACGAACTCGAGAAGGCAGATGCCGCGAATCACATCACCGAACTCGGCAATCGCCTGAACGCGGGCCTGCTGGAAGTCGCAGCCTCCCACGGATACGAGCTCGTGGTATCGGGAATCCCGGGGATGCCGTACTACAGCAACGGCGGCGAAGGCGGCTTCCAACGTCACCACCGATGGATCTGCGAGTGCGTGAAGCGGGGCGCCTACCTGCTCAGCTATCACAACAACTTCGTGTCTGCGGCGCACACCGAGGACGACATCCGTCGGACCTGCGAGATCGCCGATCAGGCGTTCCAGGCGCTCGCAGCGGGCTGA
- a CDS encoding DNA-binding protein, with amino-acid sequence MPLYRCAIAPGRSNETQRAQIAKEVVRVHCGVTGAPASFVHAFFSERPAAELPDGQVAFVFGTIRAGRTDAQKTEIVSELRKSVATALGCAEAEVGAITVDIPAKWNMEGGSLLPEPGEEAAWFEAHRS; translated from the coding sequence ATGCCCTTGTATCGATGCGCCATTGCGCCGGGTCGCAGCAACGAGACCCAGCGCGCTCAGATCGCGAAGGAGGTCGTGCGCGTGCATTGCGGCGTCACCGGTGCGCCCGCTTCCTTCGTCCACGCGTTCTTCTCCGAGCGTCCGGCGGCCGAGCTGCCCGACGGGCAGGTGGCCTTCGTCTTCGGGACGATCCGGGCCGGTCGCACCGACGCGCAGAAGACCGAGATCGTCTCCGAACTGAGGAAGAGCGTGGCGACGGCGCTGGGGTGCGCCGAAGCCGAGGTCGGGGCGATCACCGTCGACATTCCCGCGAAGTGGAACATGGAAGGCGGCTCGCTGCTTCCCGAGCCCGGCGAAGAAGCCGCCTGGTTCGAGGCGCATCGCTCCTAG